The stretch of DNA atgggaggcaacccatcagatatgtttttattttttttttattttttttttcagtctttaatttttcaaaaaaaaaaaaaaaaaaaaagagtcagtCATGGTTGTTGTTTGCTGACAATCCCCTATGTTTCATCCTTATGTTACTTTGTTTATTATCAAGTTGAatgtttttatgtcttttcagAATTGTCAGTGTGTTAACACCTGAATTTGCATGATGAGAATCTCTTAGACTTGCACATAAAAGAATAACTAACGTGTGACTGCTCATGAAAGTGCGATGGTTCAAGAGACAAAGAGACGAATAAGAAAGATGGAGTTTTGCACGGTGTACTAGTTCGATCTTCAGATACCTCAGCTGGTGAGCATATTGAGCCAAATAAATTCCATGGTATACTTTTCCTTTCAGATCTTATGAGTGTATCCATGCTTTGtatattttctagaacttgcAACTATTCTCTACTGTTGATTGGTTTTACATTTTCACACATAGAGGCACATTTGTTTGGTACTCTGAGCCTTTTTCAAGCTACcctgtttattatttatccgTTGCTAAACCATTTtgagcctaaaaaaaaaatttcccttttctttcggtgacataccaaattataagcCTTTTAgacctaaatttttttatttgtttgccCTCCTTGGAGTTAGGTAGAAGCTTTCAATTTTCTTGTCATGGCAACATTTTAcgtttggggttgcttttggaattagcaacatcttaagtttggggtagggtactagagaacttgaaaaaaaaaaaaaaaagagaataatagagactcacaaaaataatggagtttcttaaaaaaaataataataaagagccattaatcatgaaaaatagtggcgtcttcaaaaaaaaaagaaaaaatttttGAAAGATAAGTTCTCTAAGTACCTTATTAACAATGAAGCGAGCCCCGATAATGGTGATTTTTCAATAAGGAATAGTAGTGGACACCTAACTCCAATTTAGCCTACTTTTCCCAAAATTATCCCACCATTTATCCAAGCCAAGTTATAACCCTTAAGACCTCAAAAATGTGTGTGATGTATTTACTTTGATTgacatttagaattttttcaagcTTATGGTAAAATAGCATTTGCATGTTGATGGAGTGAATACCCTGTCAAATTGAGTGAAATGGTGAGTGAGAGATAAGGTTGAACTTTGGACATCGTGTGGAATGGTCATTTGGACTTAATCTGATTGAAGTCTTAGAAGCCAGAGTGTTGATTGAGCAAAATCACTGAAGTTAAGACCGGTGGTCTATTGCCGGATGAAGAGAATAAGGTTTAtgagatttttatcattcaaattaatttgttaattccctgacaattttgttttgacagACATGTCACTTGAGGACAAGTAacagttcaagtttggggttgtgatgacaacaGTCATTTGCTAATTTTAattccaattttagtgtttttaattagtttttagtagtaattcatggtcaaagagaagaatatttaaagaaattgacATAGCAAGAagtttgaagacaaaagttgaaaagaagaaaaatacttAGAAAAAATGGGAAGTTTTGAAGCATTTTATGTCTGGAGCTACTGTATTTTTCGTGGGGCTACTTATCTCAATCGCAGCGCGATTTTGCCAATGCCAGATAGATCAAAACGTGTGCTACAGTGCCGCGTACAGCATTTTACTTTATTCCTTGATGATGTGTCAGTGCACTAATGGCTGGATCCCTTTTTAATTGCACGTGATTGTTCTTTGGGAGGATATATATAGATGAGCTTTTTAACCTAAGGGGGACTATTCACGCAGAGGCATCACGGGAAGAAAAAAGGATTACGGCTTTGACCAAAAGGAGAGAAGAATTCTTAGTCTTATTTCAAGGTGCTTtatcattgatttattattaattgttatgtcaattattattatgagtaactaatctcatCAGATTAGGGATTTTAGATGATTCTCTGTAGAACTATTTGAaccatgtaactacgtgttcttATTTATGCAATCAAAACTAATAGTTATTCAGTTAATTTTGTGTTTAATGCTTTTCTTTATTTGGCCAATATCGAATTGATTTCAAGAAATAATCCACTACTGACCCTAGGTTTTATTACTAGAACTAAATTAATTGTTTGCCAATCGTAATTGCTTTAGGAATAAAGAATTAGTTGGTATGATTGAGAATTTAACGTTCAATAacgcttttgataatattagtttcgcctaaggaattagggtactttattagataaaagggatcatgagccaaggaattggacttaatctattttgttaaattatcgtaACTATTAGAGTTTGGTTGTTGAGAATTAGAACCTAGAGTACCAAATAGGGATACAGAGAGGATTCGAAACAATCCTTAATCGCTTCACTCCATTAAAAAGTCTTCGTCAatttattgcaatttttattttaattattttataaaccaaatatatgCCAAGCATACCCCCTTATATTTACGACCTAAATACAAttcaattgttttgtcgagattgaaacaatccctgcggatacgaactttataaatattttattcaaactgattaacggagatatctttaagggacctattcggacctttttttctttaagggacctatttggtcttttttttctttaagggaccaatgtgaaacaaaaaatgtctttaagggaccattttactaattaagccttcaaattattatcacaTGATAATGAGAAAACAAAGACGTCGACCGTAGATGTTGTGTAACATGAAGTTTTTcagaaaatttgaataaaatattcaGTTTCTCATGGTTGTATTTATAATGTATTGGCATGCTAAGCAAGAGTAATCATTTCTATGTATTGTTGCTGAATTATCATGTATGATGGggttgggttttttttttcctttcaccaccagtttaatctggttcggtggtcagttctggcattaagtggttccagccatttttcgatcgcagttgcgggggatcgaaccgtggttctccctatcaagttcagcgtcaatcatcactgaaccaactaacgattgatggGTTGAGTTTATTTATTGGGTCACATGAATAGTTAGCACTTAAAGacaatgttagtaaaaaaaattaaaatggtttcaaaaaaaatataaaatacatccgtgcgatagcacgggttTAAAGACTAGTTCCTAACAAACCTCATAAAGAGATGATTCATTCAATCAAACATTTAACCAAAACTGATCAAGCAAAAACACAGCAAAATCAAAGCTTGCACTAACCCGTCGATAAACAATATAATCGCTAATTTATCTGATTTTGAAAGAAATTAAAAGGGCTTAATGATCTGATTCCTCCGGCGCTTtcttaatatgattttttttttttatctttttgtaTTGCGGAACTTTGTGAGATATATTTATATGGAGAAGACTCTCATGAGATTGTTATATTAAAAGATATCTAAATCATTAAATAACAAACTtctaaatcatatattttaaaaacaacaaactAATCCTAAAATTTCTAAAGAGATATCTAAATCTAAATTCttgaaaaaatgtttttttctaaagagaatttttttttgaacagccaatctaaatcatatatttttttatttttggataatgaaatcataatttttttccatcaaataGAATTTTGGCactcttaatttttattgtcattttgatGTTTGGAAATATCAATCTCAATTATTTTACAAAGTGTTGGAATAATTAAAAGATAAAGAATTAATATATTACCTCAGAGGTAatgcttactttttttttaacagcaaaagaaagaaaattttattgatCTTGAGGCATAAGTTATGCCaaggaaaacaggaaaaataaatataagttcacCTACCTCATACTAGCTCAACTGAGATGAAAATAAACACCGGACGACTTCAAGCAAGTTGCGCACCAGCACCTCTCTACAATCCTGcataacagaaaaaaaaaaaaactgaatacAGACATGCGTCTGCCAAACTGCATAAAAGAAAGATTCAATCCTTAATCTTTTTGTTCCATGCCCAGGCAAGCAAGCATACTAGCTCCAGAATAATCACATCTGCAGTACGACACTTAATAATAGACTGAATCCCTCTGGTCCAAAAAACGTATGGCTAAGCTGACTGCAAGTAGAAATTCATAACAATTTCTGCAGATCCACACTCAACGTGATATGGATTTTGAGATACAACCACAATGCCACAATATGCCACTACAAAGAATTTATTCAGACTGCCATTCACAGGTATAGGAATAGAATCATCCAATTCTTTTATTCTAAgataaaattcaattatttaattagataaaattaagcaaaataTATTACATAAGCAATAGtactaaaaacatcattttattcTAAGTCAGAGTCTACATTCTCTACATAATCATCCCCGTATGTAGAAGATTCATCTTCATAATCATCATCAGTATCAAAGTCACTTGCATCGTCTGATTCTTTGAGCTTCTCTTCTTGGCTAACAATATGTTCATCTAAGTATGTTCCATCTATATCAACTCTATTTAGAATCTCAACTTGGTCCACTGATGAAGCTTCACCTGCTATATATGTATTGTTGAACTCATTCAATTGATACGGCTTTGAGTCATCTTCATCTTGTGGAAAATCAAATACATTTCTTGATTTGACTTTTACCACAGTATACCAATTTTCACTGTCATTATTCTTGACATAATAAACTAACCCAGCTTGAGAACCTAGGACAAATGGATCATTTATGTATTACAACTTTTCCGACATTTTATAAAGGAATTTTTGCTTGCTTTTTTGTTAAGAGAGAACTACAAACCTCgtcaaaaaaaagtatacaTGGTGCACATGCCCTTGCACGATAAAATAATTTTCGAACTTCACGCTCGCTTTCTCCAACAAATTTATTTAGAAGCTCAGGACCCTAAAAAACCAAAGAAGGCAATTATTCAAAATTAATTCATCATTTGAGACAAAACAACATCCTATAAGCCAAAACTAATGAGAAATGGAAGGAATATTTAGACGACCttaatataaatgaaattagCTCCTGCCTCATTGGCAACAACTTTGGCTATTAGTGTTTTACCACAACCTGGAGGCCATAAAGCGAAAATCCCGTATCGCGATCCAATCCAAGTCCCTGAAATATATAAGACCAATGGCACTGCTCAGTTGTCTTAAATTGTAACTTCCATTTTGATGGTCTAGGCTCATTCCTTTGGTTTGGAATCCAAAACATACACACCCCAAAATTCATTCAACACCTTATTTACATCTACATatcactattttttattaacataGAAAATCTCAATTGAATGATTTGGGTATATAATGGAGAGGATAGAAAGGTATAAAATTCAGCTTGaatatatgatattttgtttgttttctaaaCTGCTAATACATGAATTGTGCATGCATATggtatatgttttaattaaatgtAATACTCTTAATGTTtgtcatttaattatttaagtTAATAATAACGCGTAAACCGTAACATTCAATATGTGTTTTAACTAAATGTAATACTCTGAATGTAATACTCAGGATATTATGTTGTTGAACTTAGTTATAATgcaatttttaatttggtttgagttcaactttttttttttgataatgagTTTAAGTTCAACTTTTATATCTAATACATATATATACGGAGTAACATTTAATCTttttactagtttttttttttttgtaagaatctTTTTAATAgtgtaaaactataaatattaaccaatttattatttatttttatttatgtattgtttaaaaatatatatctattactaatatattaaaatcaattatcattagagttactaatttatccttattacttttaaccacgttgcaagttttatatccttcattgtaatttcactaaaaaatacTATctctgtccctaattataagacactatttgacaaaaatgtactattgatttatcttgttttgaccgtattttttaaataatatataaatgtaaatattagcatataagatattgttcaatttgttttgatgagtattttcaaaatattaaatttttataatttttactaatatacaattaaagatattagcgATCAAAATTGTGTATTGGCGTACGTGCAATGGTCAAACatgtcttataattagggacggaggtagtaaattaaaaaaatatagaaagatgatatgcttaaaaataggaacaaaatagatcattgataggaacaaaacagaacaatctataataggaagaaaagaaaacaataaaaagtatagaaaatttagtcaataaaaaaaattattgaaagaatatagaaaaaaaagaagaaaccgtattaaaataggaataaaaaaaattactctataaaaaaagaaacataatttttttttttataaacgaaacataaacaatattactacaaagtttactactaaccgttaataataatataattaagttaattagtatcaaacttactaaattacacTAAATATTCCTaacaaaatttctaattttttattaagaatataCATGGGATCATTATTTgtcactaaaacataaaaaattgaataaataggtttacaagaaataaataacacaataatttcatttatattttaacaatattatataacaaatttttaaatatttaattttaaattaattttctacattaatatattgacaaattcaaatatcaaataaaaatcaattgacCCGTGCAGATGCACGAATCTAGTATTTAGTTGAAAATGTAACTTTGAACCTTAGTCCAAGCATTTGAACCTTGAATTGCAATCACTTctcttatatatatttgttgtaaatgcAAAAAGAGGGGATGTGGATAGTAGAAAAGTAGTAACCTACAATAGATTCATAAAAGCCCAATACAAAACCCAAAAGCCCACAAACCCACAACACAAATCCATAAGAATAAGAAAACCCTAAAACCATAAATCACACTCCAATTTCATTCCGCATTCATCTTCCTCCGCCGTTCACCATCACAACAACCAGTGAgtaattctctctctctctctgaaatTTCGAtcgattttcattttcattttccgATTTTCATTTCgttaatcaaaatcaatttcattGTTTATGTAGAATGGCCAAAGAGGAAGTGAAAACCGTTGTTCCTGAATCCGTTTTGAAGAAGCAGAAAAGGAATGAAGAATGGGCTTTGGTGAAGAAACAGGAACAAGCAGTAGCCAAGAAGAAGAGATCTGAAACAAGGAAACTCAGTTGGAGTAGAGCTAAACAGTATGATAAGGAATATCATGATCAGGTTTTGTAATTTTAAGCAAATTAGTTTTAAGTTAATTTCATTTAATCATTTATTTGTATAGttaattgattatttttgtttaatttccTTTCAGCAAAAGGAGTTGATTAGCTTGAAACGTGAAGCTAAGCTTAAGGGTGGATTTTATGTTAATCCTGAAGCTAAGCTTTTGTTCATTGTCAGGATCAGAGggtaatttatctttttaattataGTAAACTACTTGggtgatttcattttttttaaggactgaaaaatgttacaaaactgtggtttatttagttttttaattcaatttatataaagtattagaaaaatgtgaatttttggTAGGACTAGAAAATTTGTTGTACACTATTACTTATCTATGTATACTATGTTTTGTGGGtcattttttattgttgtttttattaatggggactttttaatatttataatttcagTATCAATGGTATGGACCCAAAATCAAGGAAGATTTTGCAGCTGTTGCGTTTGAGACAGGTAAAGATTAGGGCTATTTGCGTACCATTTAAAGTTATAAAGTTATAGTCACATGTTCGTTTTTACTTcatagaaaaacatataaaCTTGTGTTGTTGCTGTGTTTCACATTTGGTATATaggaaaacatatatatatatatatacttgtttTGTTACCATGTATTCGAATGTGCTGCGATTGTGGATGCACTTTGCAAGTGTTTAAGTGATTAGTTCTGTTATTGAATATGTTGTTTCAGATATCATGCAATGCACTTCTGATTTACGTGTTATTTATTGAGTTATTCTAGGAAGCATACAAGTTAAAATGCTGAGCTTGTTGAATTAGGCTTTCAGCTATTGGCTAAGTGTATCCAACAATATGTTATTGTTTATTTTGTGTGATAAACTAGTAAATAATAAGCTCTGCAAAATTACTCCACTATCTAAATCTAAATGTTTAATACATGAGAGAGGTTAAAGTTGTTTTtgcttatttgtgttatttaggTTGTACATGTGTATATGATACATATTATTGAAATGAATATAAGTTAATATGTAAGACCTTATGCATTGACTTATGATCTTTTTTATATTCTTTGTGTGTCTATACTAATTATTTGATACTAGTTATGGTTTGCATGCACGATAACCTTGCACTTGACTACTAATCTTTTTATAGAATAGATACTTGTTCGACCGATTATAACCAAGTGATTTAGATCCCCATCCCTGACATTCTCTTTTTTCTGGATAAAGATGTTGAATTTTAGCTTAGAGTTAAGTTGTGATGTGTCTATTTTTTGGCTTCTGAATCTCTTTTGTCCATTTCATCAAATCTATCTGCTAGAGTCCATGCTATATATTAGTGTAGCCTTattctttcatttcttttgaATGCAGGTCTTCAATGGTGTGTTTCTCAAAGTTAACAAAGCCACTGTGAACATGCTTCACAGGGTAGAGCCTTATGTTACATACGGGTATCCCaaatctcaaattataagtTCATATTACCACTGGTCATTTGTACACAGCTTGGGTTCTTAATAATTGCCAATTTATTCCAGGTATCCTAATCTGAAGAGTGTCCGGGAATTGATCTACAAGAGAGGCTATGGAAAGGTTGATAGGCAGAGAATTCCTTTGACCGACAACTCTATCATTGAACAGGTCTGTCTTTTATTTGGATTTCATGCATTCACACAATATCAGTCACTCCTAATTCCGACTTTGTATTTTACTCAATTTGCTAAAGTCAAAATGCGAGTTGTTTATACTTGACAAGACAGTTCAGATTTTTTGACTGTCTAATGTGTGATTTTTCGAGCTTTTGATGTCCTGTGTTGTGTTTTTCTTCATCTTATTGTTGAATGTTTGTGTTGCTGTCTGACATAATATTCAATTGCAGGTTCTTGGGAAACACGACATTATTTGCATTGAAGATCTGATTCATGAGATCTTGACCGTTGGACCTCACTTCAGAGAGGCAAACAACTTTCTATGGCCTTTCAAGCTGAAAGCTCCTTTGGGTGgtttgaagaagaagagaaaccATTACGTTGAAGGCGGCGACGCTGGAAACAGGGAGGACAAAATCAATGAACTCATTAGAAGGATGAATTAGGTTTTTGAATATCGGAGTTGTTTAAGATTATTTATCCAGCTTAAGACATTGTATTTGTTAATTCCAGTTTTGTTTTACAAGATTTTTATGGTGCTATTTTGAATGGTGAACTTATCCGAGATATTTAGTTCACTGGCTGCATTGCAGTGAAAGGTTTTAATTATTCAGTTTTGTTGCTTATTGCTTCATGTATGAGATGATCCTTAGTTATGTTTTCTCTTAAACAAACCTTTCACtgtgtttttgttttgcaaTGATAACACAAATTAGATAACCAATGGCACATGTGTTCCTAGTTGGTCAAGCTGTCGCAGTTGCAATATAACCGATGGCTACCTTACCTTAGCTTTCCGGTTTCAAACAAGGACCAAGCTAATGTAATACTGTTGTTCTTTACTATCTATGATGTCAGGATGAACCCTATAATTGCCATTGACAATTAAACTGATATCAAACCCACAATGCAAAGCTGTTCTTGGTCCTCTAGCATTCCTTTAAAGTTGTATGatatatgaaaatgaaatttgtAATGTCCAATTAAATTAAGGATTTTACAAAGAAAATTTCTAACCGTTTGAACCTTATGAGTTATGACATATCCAAATGCGTAAATAATCATACTTTTTTAGTACTCATGGTTTATGCAAATAACTTACGCAATATAAATTAcattttatactattttataagttcccactattgaaaattgtattttgataagctatttttatcataaactactttgacaaattttgaaatttataataatacataaaaatttatttatttgcataagttgtttcaaCTGCTTATAGCTTTGAGTGTTTTGAGATATTTAATTGTTGTGGTGATTGGTGAATGACTCtatttatagctttttttcttGGACTTTGACTTTCCCATTGTGGCATTATGTCTCACAATGTTGTATTGTGGCACGATGCCAATTATCGTGGCACAATGGCTCAGATTTTATTCACAAATTTCacagattttcttcaaataaataACCTGTCCATCGTGGCATGATGCATCTCTATTGTGGCACAATCATTGatcaaatttctttaatttttgcTCTTTTTGATGTATTTTCTTTTACTCGTTATTTCTTGGTCATGTAACTTTGTTCCTTAGGTGTTTTGCTTGCGTTTTGGTCTTGAAAACTACTAAAACTAATAAAAACTAACTTAAAAACTAACTAAGTACATCATATAAATtcttgtcatcacaaccccaaacttaaattGTTGCTTGTCCTCAAATAACACGTCTGTCAAACAAAATCGTCAGTGAATTAACAATTAAACTTAGATGATAGGAATTTCGCAACCTTGTCTTTTGTCCGTAATGTACCACTGATCTTCACTGCAACGATTATGCTCAATCAACACTTGGCTCAAGAGACGTCAATAATAGCAAGTACAATATCCGCTCATTAATATTGAAAGGTTGTTCTCTCAATCAACGTGTAACATGTCATTTTACCATAGGCTTGAAAATATTCTAAGTAACCAATCAAAGTTAAAAACAAACACGCATTTTTGGAGGTCTTTAAGGATCGTAACGTGACTTGTGTAAATGTGTGGGATATATTTGGGAATGTAGGCTAAAAGTGGAGTTAGGTATTACTACTCTTTCTTAAGTGTGCAACCTTTTACCTGTATAcctttgataatatattatacaaGAGAAATGTTTTCTTTGAAATAACGTGGTGTGTCTTTTTGTGGTCCTTGTCTATCACAAATTTTGCTCTTTtgctcttttttattttattttattttattttttgaagagacataatattttttaatttttttgacgaattttgtctctttttttttttttttttgtgacaattCTCTTGTATACTACCTCAAACTTAGATGTTGTTACTCCCATGAGAACCCCAAACATATAATGATGCCAAGACAAGATAACTAAAATTTCTACCTAACTCCAAGGAGTGTAAACATAGGAGTATTTATTTTTCAGGTCTTAGACTTATTATGTGGTTTGTCACCGAaaggaaatatatatatatatatatatatatatatatatatatatatatatatatatatatatatatatatatatatatatttatttactgtCAAAGTGGTTAAACaaggataataataataa from Trifolium pratense cultivar HEN17-A07 linkage group LG5, ARS_RC_1.1, whole genome shotgun sequence encodes:
- the LOC123885270 gene encoding 60S ribosomal protein L7-2-like; this encodes MAKEEVKTVVPESVLKKQKRNEEWALVKKQEQAVAKKKRSETRKLSWSRAKQYDKEYHDQQKELISLKREAKLKGGFYVNPEAKLLFIVRIRGINGMDPKSRKILQLLRLRQVFNGVFLKVNKATVNMLHRVEPYVTYGYPNLKSVRELIYKRGYGKVDRQRIPLTDNSIIEQVLGKHDIICIEDLIHEILTVGPHFREANNFLWPFKLKAPLGGLKKKRNHYVEGGDAGNREDKINELIRRMN